A single region of the Nocardioides aurantiacus genome encodes:
- a CDS encoding low molecular weight phosphatase family protein: protein MAAYRVLVVCVGNVCRSPLGERLLAARLGEGFEVSSAGVGALVGEPMDPEAAAHLERLGGSADGFAARQLTDAIVRDADLVLTATKEVRARVLQESPVALRRTFTLRELAALVDVVGPQPDPASLVAAAGRERSRAALEEYDVADPFRRGDEAHALAAGQVDEAVTRIAAALGAPTG from the coding sequence GTGGCGGCGTACCGGGTCCTGGTCGTGTGCGTGGGCAACGTGTGCCGCTCGCCCCTCGGTGAGCGGCTGCTGGCCGCCCGGCTGGGCGAGGGCTTCGAGGTCTCCAGCGCGGGCGTCGGCGCCCTGGTGGGCGAGCCGATGGACCCCGAGGCGGCCGCGCACCTGGAGCGGCTCGGCGGCTCGGCCGACGGGTTCGCCGCCCGGCAGCTGACCGACGCGATCGTGCGCGACGCCGACCTGGTGCTCACCGCGACCAAGGAGGTCCGCGCCCGGGTGCTGCAGGAGTCGCCGGTGGCGCTGCGCCGCACCTTCACGCTGCGCGAGCTCGCCGCGCTCGTCGACGTCGTGGGGCCGCAGCCCGACCCCGCCTCGCTGGTCGCTGCGGCGGGGCGCGAGCGGTCGCGCGCCGCCCTGGAGGAGTACGACGTGGCCGACCCGTTCCGCCGGGGCGACGAGGCCCACGCGCTGGCCGCCGGCCAGGTCGACGAGGCCGTCACGCGGATCGCCGCCGCTCTGGGCGCCCCCACCGGCTGA
- the mshA gene encoding D-inositol-3-phosphate glycosyltransferase, with the protein MTQPASPLDAALRRVAMVSLHTSPLDQPGTGDAGGMNVYVLELSRRLAARGVEVDVFTRATSSTSAPVVEVQDGIRVHHVSAGPYEGLTKHELPAQLCVFAREVLRAEAYHPVGYYDLVHSHYWLSGQVGALARDRWGVPLVHTMHTMAKVKNAALAEGDTPEPMARLIGEEQVVAAADMLVANTDDEASQLIDLYGADPGRVEVVHPGVDLDTFRGGDAVGARERLGLPAQGHVVTFVGRIQPLKAPDVMLRAVAVLLQRRPELRRSLTVAVVGGPSGSGLEQPDGLVRLAEQLGISDQVRFVKPVEQARLVDWYAASSVVCVPSYNESFGLVAVEAQSTGTPVVAAAVGGLPTAVRDEGSGLLVEGHQPEAYAAALERVLLEPGLRERLARGARTHAEQFGWDRTAERMLAVYRGAQEKMRADISGVAL; encoded by the coding sequence ATGACGCAGCCCGCGTCCCCGCTCGACGCCGCCCTGCGCCGCGTCGCGATGGTCAGCCTCCACACCTCGCCGCTGGACCAGCCGGGCACCGGCGACGCCGGCGGGATGAACGTCTACGTCCTCGAGCTGTCCCGCCGCCTGGCCGCCCGCGGCGTCGAGGTCGACGTCTTCACCCGCGCCACGTCGAGCACGTCGGCGCCGGTCGTCGAGGTGCAGGACGGCATCCGCGTCCACCACGTCTCGGCCGGCCCCTACGAGGGGCTGACCAAGCACGAGCTGCCCGCCCAGCTGTGCGTCTTCGCGCGCGAGGTGCTGCGCGCCGAGGCCTACCACCCGGTGGGCTACTACGACCTCGTGCACAGCCACTACTGGCTCAGCGGCCAGGTCGGGGCGCTCGCCCGCGACCGGTGGGGGGTGCCGCTCGTCCACACGATGCACACCATGGCGAAGGTCAAGAACGCCGCGCTCGCCGAGGGCGACACCCCCGAGCCGATGGCGCGGCTGATCGGCGAGGAGCAGGTGGTCGCGGCCGCCGACATGCTCGTGGCCAACACCGACGACGAGGCCTCGCAGCTGATCGACCTCTACGGCGCCGACCCCGGTCGCGTCGAGGTCGTCCACCCCGGCGTCGACCTCGACACCTTCCGCGGCGGCGACGCCGTCGGTGCCCGCGAACGGCTCGGGCTGCCGGCCCAGGGCCACGTCGTCACCTTCGTGGGGCGCATCCAGCCGCTCAAGGCCCCCGACGTGATGCTGCGTGCGGTCGCGGTGCTGCTGCAACGGCGCCCCGAGCTGCGCCGCAGCCTGACCGTCGCGGTCGTCGGCGGGCCGTCCGGGTCGGGGCTGGAGCAGCCCGACGGCCTGGTCCGCCTGGCCGAGCAGCTCGGCATCAGCGACCAGGTGCGGTTCGTCAAGCCGGTCGAGCAGGCCCGCCTGGTCGACTGGTACGCCGCGTCGAGCGTGGTCTGCGTCCCGTCGTACAACGAGAGCTTCGGGCTGGTCGCCGTGGAGGCCCAGTCGACCGGGACCCCGGTCGTCGCCGCTGCCGTCGGCGGGCTGCCCACCGCCGTGCGCGACGAGGGGTCGGGGCTGCTCGTCGAGGGCCACCAGCCCGAGGCGTACGCCGCGGCGCTCGAGCGGGTGCTGCTCGAGCCCGGCCTGCGCGAGCGACTGGCGCGCGGCGCCCGGACCCACGCCGAGCAGTTCGGCTGGGACCGGACCGCCGAGCGGATGCTCGCGGTCTACCGCGGAGCCCAGGAGAAGATGCGGGCCGACATCAGCGGCGTCGCGCTCTAG
- a CDS encoding type IV toxin-antitoxin system AbiEi family antitoxin domain-containing protein, with translation MDVVEALVRCGGVARTADVLRVVPRHELRRAVEQGRVVRAAHGRYRLPDYDAHAAAAAQLGGASSLLSAALAHGWPVKLPPERPQVVVPRGRNVGARRAGVELRWAEVSRAELDAGVTDPVRTVLDCARHLAFDVALAVADSALRDGVPLTDLLLACQRSPRSGRGRAFRVLEQASPLAANPFESVLRAVLIDVPGTHFEPQVWVGNVGRADLVDRSRRVVVEADSFEFHSDSASLARDMERYNGFVAEDHRVLRFAWRHAMFGQDYVRAVVSSVLTPDRRSVRVCPTCAVA, from the coding sequence GTGGACGTCGTCGAGGCGCTGGTGCGGTGCGGCGGGGTGGCTCGGACGGCCGACGTGCTGCGAGTAGTGCCGCGTCACGAGCTGCGGCGGGCCGTCGAGCAGGGCCGGGTCGTGCGAGCTGCGCACGGCCGCTACCGGTTGCCGGACTACGACGCGCATGCCGCGGCCGCAGCGCAGCTGGGTGGAGCGTCGTCGTTGCTGTCGGCCGCGTTGGCCCACGGCTGGCCGGTGAAGCTGCCGCCCGAGCGCCCCCAGGTGGTCGTGCCCCGGGGTCGCAACGTCGGCGCACGTCGAGCCGGCGTCGAGCTGCGGTGGGCCGAGGTCTCGCGCGCGGAGCTCGACGCCGGTGTCACCGACCCGGTTCGCACGGTCCTGGACTGCGCACGTCACCTCGCCTTCGACGTCGCCCTCGCGGTGGCCGACAGCGCGTTGCGGGACGGTGTTCCGCTCACCGATCTCCTGCTCGCCTGCCAGAGGTCGCCCCGTTCGGGTCGCGGCCGGGCCTTCCGGGTGCTCGAGCAGGCCAGCCCGCTCGCGGCCAACCCCTTCGAGTCCGTGCTGCGAGCGGTCCTCATCGACGTCCCGGGCACCCACTTCGAGCCCCAGGTGTGGGTGGGCAACGTCGGTCGGGCCGATCTGGTCGACCGGTCACGACGGGTCGTCGTGGAGGCCGACTCCTTCGAGTTCCACTCCGACAGCGCCTCGTTGGCTCGCGACATGGAGCGCTACAACGGCTTCGTCGCCGAGGACCACCGGGTGCTGCGCTTCGCGTGGCGGCACGCGATGTTCGGCCAGGACTACGTCAGAGCCGTGGTCTCGTCGGTGCTCACGCCCGATCGACGATCAGTTCGCGTCTGCCCGACCTGTGCTGTCGCCTGA
- a CDS encoding YbjN domain-containing protein: protein MTSPDASSDAAPESAADDAVSDEPLAPERQRALDSVLAVLREADLDWTPLSRTSLSVDLPGEKKLQTPCRFDVGPHALGVHAFVCRQPDENHTGVYRWMLERNMKMFAFGFALDGVGDIYLDARLPLEAATADGVDRLLGSVLEYADGSFNTLLELGFASSIRKEWEWRISRGESVRNLAAFRGPLRLDDLGSPADEPA from the coding sequence GTGACCTCCCCCGACGCCTCCTCCGACGCCGCCCCCGAGTCCGCTGCCGACGACGCCGTGTCCGACGAGCCGCTGGCCCCCGAGCGGCAGCGTGCGCTCGACTCCGTGCTCGCGGTGCTGCGCGAGGCCGACCTGGACTGGACGCCGCTGTCGCGGACCTCGCTCAGCGTCGACCTCCCGGGGGAGAAGAAGCTGCAGACGCCGTGCCGCTTCGACGTCGGCCCGCACGCGCTGGGCGTCCACGCCTTCGTGTGCCGCCAGCCCGACGAGAACCACACCGGCGTCTACCGCTGGATGCTGGAGCGCAACATGAAGATGTTCGCCTTCGGGTTCGCGCTCGACGGGGTCGGCGACATCTACCTCGACGCGCGGCTGCCGCTCGAGGCGGCGACGGCCGACGGGGTCGACCGGCTGCTCGGCTCGGTCCTGGAGTACGCCGACGGCTCGTTCAACACCCTGCTCGAGCTCGGGTTCGCCTCCTCGATCCGCAAGGAGTGGGAGTGGCGGATCTCGCGCGGCGAGTCGGTGCGCAACCTCGCGGCGTTCCGCGGCCCGCTGCGGCTCGACGACCTCGGGTCGCCGGCCGACGAGCCGGCCTGA
- a CDS encoding SDR family oxidoreductase: protein MTRTALVTGASSGIGAATARALAGDGFTVVCAARRADRIEALAQEIGGTAVVCDVTDAASVQALAEGLGSLDVLVNNAGGAFDAASVETADPETWARMYDVNVLGVLRVTQALLPALRADGGGLVVNIGSTAGRVAYEGGGGYTAAKHGLKVVTQTLRLEHVAEPLRFTEVAPGMVATEEFGLVRFGGDQDKRDKTYEGVAEPLVADDIAEVVRWVASLPSHVDIDEVVVRPRAQAAQHKVHREG, encoded by the coding sequence GTGACCCGCACCGCTCTCGTGACCGGCGCCAGCAGCGGCATCGGCGCCGCCACCGCCCGTGCCCTGGCCGGCGACGGCTTCACCGTCGTGTGCGCCGCCCGGCGCGCGGACCGCATCGAGGCCCTGGCGCAGGAGATCGGCGGCACGGCCGTGGTCTGCGACGTCACCGACGCCGCCTCCGTGCAGGCCCTGGCCGAGGGCCTGGGGTCGCTCGACGTGCTCGTCAACAACGCGGGCGGCGCCTTCGACGCCGCGAGCGTGGAGACCGCCGACCCCGAGACCTGGGCCCGGATGTACGACGTCAACGTGCTCGGCGTCCTCCGGGTGACCCAGGCCCTGCTCCCCGCGCTGCGCGCCGACGGCGGCGGGCTGGTCGTCAACATCGGCTCCACCGCGGGCCGGGTCGCCTACGAGGGCGGGGGCGGCTACACCGCGGCCAAGCACGGCCTCAAGGTCGTCACCCAGACGCTCCGGCTCGAGCACGTCGCCGAGCCGCTGCGCTTCACCGAGGTCGCCCCCGGCATGGTCGCCACCGAGGAGTTCGGGCTGGTCCGCTTCGGCGGCGACCAGGACAAGCGCGACAAGACCTACGAGGGCGTGGCCGAGCCCCTGGTGGCCGACGACATCGCCGAGGTCGTCCGCTGGGTCGCCTCGCTGCCCTCCCACGTCGACATCGACGAGGTCGTCGTACGTCCTCGGGCGCAGGCCGCCCAGCACAAGGTCCACCGGGAGGGCTAG
- a CDS encoding sensor histidine kinase, giving the protein MSPTVQALLFALLGAVLGGGTVLAFRISERQRRAPEPPEPPLPPGVAAVLSVLRSSALVVDGSDSVLKASAPAVAMGIVRGHEITERELADLVRQVRRDGQIRETELLMHRSGLPPRHVTARVAPLSSQLVLALVEDRTRERRVESIRRDFVANVSHELKTPVGAIKLLSDAVIDAADDPEAVQRFAGRMHTESDRLARLVQQIIELSRLQGDDPLVEPVAVDVDGIVARAIDESSTDAQARSIAVAQQGQRGLALLGNREQVAVALGNLVANAVAYSPEGSTVVVSATAHDTTVDLAVTDQGIGIPSSEIDRIFERFYRVDPARHRSTGGTGLGLSIVKHVAASHGGEVRVWSVEGQGSTFTLTLPRKPGVPPTSPQDVTEPLKENA; this is encoded by the coding sequence GTGAGCCCGACGGTCCAGGCCCTCCTCTTCGCGCTGCTCGGAGCAGTGCTGGGTGGGGGCACGGTGCTCGCGTTCCGCATCTCCGAGCGCCAGCGCCGCGCGCCCGAGCCGCCCGAGCCGCCGCTCCCCCCGGGCGTGGCCGCCGTGCTGTCGGTGCTGCGCAGCAGCGCGCTCGTCGTCGACGGCAGCGACAGCGTCCTGAAGGCCTCCGCGCCCGCGGTCGCGATGGGCATCGTGCGCGGTCACGAGATCACCGAGCGCGAGCTGGCCGACCTGGTCCGCCAGGTGCGCCGGGACGGCCAGATCCGCGAGACCGAGCTGCTCATGCACCGCTCGGGACTGCCCCCGCGCCACGTGACCGCCCGCGTCGCGCCGCTGAGCTCCCAGCTGGTCCTGGCCCTGGTCGAGGACCGCACCCGGGAGCGACGGGTGGAGTCGATCCGCCGCGACTTCGTGGCCAACGTCAGCCACGAGCTCAAGACCCCGGTCGGCGCGATCAAGCTGCTCAGCGACGCCGTGATCGACGCCGCCGACGACCCGGAGGCGGTGCAGCGCTTCGCCGGCCGGATGCACACCGAGAGCGACCGGCTGGCCCGGCTGGTGCAGCAGATCATCGAGCTGTCGCGGCTGCAGGGCGACGACCCGTTGGTCGAGCCCGTCGCGGTCGACGTCGACGGCATCGTGGCGCGGGCCATCGACGAGTCCTCCACCGACGCCCAGGCCCGCTCGATCGCGGTCGCCCAGCAGGGCCAGCGTGGCCTGGCGCTGCTCGGCAACCGCGAGCAGGTGGCGGTCGCGCTGGGCAACCTGGTGGCCAACGCCGTGGCGTACTCCCCCGAGGGCTCCACCGTCGTGGTCTCCGCGACCGCCCACGACACCACCGTCGACCTCGCGGTCACCGACCAGGGCATCGGCATCCCCTCGAGCGAGATCGACCGCATCTTCGAGCGCTTCTACCGCGTCGACCCCGCCCGCCACCGCTCCACCGGTGGCACCGGCCTCGGCCTGTCGATCGTCAAGCACGTCGCCGCCTCCCACGGTGGCGAGGTGCGGGTCTGGTCGGTGGAGGGCCAGGGCTCGACCTTCACGCTCACGCTGCCGCGCAAGCCCGGCGTACCCCCCACGTCCCCCCAGGACGTCACCGAACCTCTCAAGGAGAACGCATGA
- a CDS encoding carboxylate-amine ligase, with protein MTVRQVGVEEELLLVDPATGRLTAVSRQAVRAHEALPEAEAPVEAELFLQQIETQTPPTTDLDELDAALRRSRRAVGEAAAEAGAAAVAVGTPVLVDGQVTITPQPRYLRIRQEYAELAHSALACAMHVHVDIESPEEGVRVLDGIAPWLPVLLAASANSPYLEGRDTGHASWRSQIWGRWPSHGSGEPFGDVATYHRVVEQMVEWGAALDPAMAYFDARLAADLPTVEVRVADVCTEVEDAVVVTALARALVTTAAAADAPASWRGDLLRAASWRAARHGLAERLVDPATQALAPARAVLASLVAHVRPALEEAGDAARVEDGLEALLARGGGATRQRSVLERTGSLEAVVADVRERTEASWQAG; from the coding sequence GTGACGGTGCGCCAGGTCGGGGTCGAGGAAGAGCTGCTGCTGGTCGACCCCGCGACGGGGCGGCTGACGGCGGTCTCGCGGCAGGCGGTGCGCGCCCACGAGGCGCTCCCGGAGGCCGAGGCCCCGGTCGAGGCCGAGCTGTTCCTCCAGCAGATCGAGACCCAGACGCCCCCGACCACCGACCTCGACGAGCTCGACGCCGCGCTGCGCCGCAGCCGCCGGGCGGTCGGCGAGGCGGCCGCCGAGGCCGGGGCCGCCGCCGTCGCCGTCGGCACGCCCGTCCTCGTCGACGGCCAGGTCACGATCACCCCGCAGCCGCGCTACCTCCGGATCCGTCAGGAGTACGCCGAGCTCGCGCACTCGGCGCTCGCCTGCGCGATGCACGTCCACGTCGACATCGAGAGCCCCGAGGAGGGCGTCCGGGTGCTCGACGGGATCGCCCCGTGGCTGCCCGTGCTGCTGGCGGCGAGCGCCAACTCGCCCTACCTCGAGGGCCGCGACACCGGACACGCCAGCTGGCGCTCGCAGATCTGGGGTCGCTGGCCCTCCCACGGCAGCGGCGAGCCGTTCGGCGACGTCGCGACCTACCACCGGGTGGTGGAGCAGATGGTCGAGTGGGGCGCCGCGCTGGACCCGGCGATGGCCTACTTCGACGCCCGCCTGGCCGCCGACCTGCCCACCGTCGAGGTGCGCGTGGCCGACGTCTGCACCGAGGTCGAGGACGCCGTCGTCGTCACCGCGCTCGCCCGGGCACTCGTGACCACGGCCGCCGCGGCCGACGCCCCCGCCTCCTGGCGCGGCGACCTGCTGCGCGCCGCCTCCTGGCGCGCAGCCCGGCACGGCCTGGCCGAGCGGCTCGTCGACCCGGCCACGCAGGCCCTGGCGCCGGCCCGCGCCGTGCTCGCCTCCCTGGTCGCCCACGTGCGGCCCGCCCTGGAGGAGGCCGGCGACGCCGCGCGCGTCGAGGACGGCCTCGAGGCGCTGCTCGCCCGCGGCGGCGGCGCCACCCGCCAGCGCTCGGTCCTCGAGCGCACCGGCTCGCTCGAGGCGGTCGTGGCCGACGTGCGGGAGCGGACCGAGGCGTCCTGGCAGGCCGGATAG
- the phoU gene encoding phosphate signaling complex protein PhoU: MRDAYSDQLDSIRDDLIAMARLVREAVTSGTTALLEGDAQRAEQVISNDADIDALREKLEERSFELLSLQNPVAGDLRMLVASLRMVSEFERMGDLAVHVAKIARLRVPEIAVPPAVVPMIERMAAVAEVMIAKVEHIIAESDVAAAEELEAVDQEMDKLRRNSFRELLGSDWTYGVEPAVDIALLGRYYERIADHAVSIARRVVFLVTGEHPQYA, from the coding sequence ATGCGCGACGCCTACTCCGACCAGCTCGACTCCATCCGCGACGACCTCATCGCCATGGCCCGCCTGGTCCGCGAGGCCGTCACCTCGGGGACCACCGCCCTGCTCGAGGGTGACGCCCAGCGCGCCGAGCAGGTGATCAGCAACGACGCCGACATCGACGCGCTCCGCGAGAAGCTCGAGGAGCGGTCCTTCGAGCTGCTCTCGCTGCAGAACCCCGTGGCCGGCGACCTGCGGATGCTGGTGGCCTCGCTGCGGATGGTCAGCGAGTTCGAGCGGATGGGCGACCTGGCGGTGCACGTCGCCAAGATCGCCCGGCTGCGCGTCCCCGAGATCGCCGTCCCGCCGGCCGTCGTACCGATGATCGAGCGCATGGCCGCCGTCGCCGAGGTGATGATCGCCAAGGTCGAGCACATCATCGCCGAGTCCGACGTCGCCGCCGCCGAGGAGCTGGAGGCGGTCGACCAGGAGATGGACAAGCTGCGCCGCAACTCCTTCCGCGAGCTGCTCGGCTCGGACTGGACCTACGGCGTCGAGCCGGCCGTCGACATCGCCCTGCTCGGCCGCTACTACGAGCGCATCGCCGACCACGCCGTCTCGATCGCCCGCCGGGTCGTCTTCCTCGTCACCGGCGAGCACCCGCAGTACGCCTGA
- a CDS encoding response regulator transcription factor: MTRVLVVEDEESYSDALAYMLRKEGFEVAIAATGPDALTEFDRAGADIVLLDLMLPGLPGTEVCRQIRQTSNVPVIMVSAKDDEVDKVVGLELGADDYVTKPYSPRELVARIRAVLRRGSEPDLAPTTLEVGSVRMDVERHIVTVGGHEVRLPLKEFELLEMFLRNPGRVLTRGQLIDRVWGSDYVGDTKTLDVHVKRLRAKLEDNPAEPTLLTTVRGLGYKLDL; this comes from the coding sequence ATGACCCGCGTGCTGGTCGTCGAGGACGAGGAGAGCTACAGCGACGCCCTCGCCTACATGCTCCGCAAGGAGGGCTTCGAGGTCGCCATCGCCGCGACCGGGCCCGACGCCCTGACCGAGTTCGACCGTGCGGGGGCCGACATCGTGCTCCTCGACCTGATGCTCCCGGGCCTGCCCGGCACCGAGGTGTGCCGCCAGATCCGGCAGACCTCCAACGTGCCGGTGATCATGGTCAGCGCCAAGGACGACGAGGTCGACAAGGTGGTCGGGCTCGAGCTCGGCGCCGACGACTACGTCACCAAGCCCTACTCCCCCCGCGAGCTGGTCGCCCGCATCCGCGCGGTGCTCCGCCGCGGCAGCGAGCCCGACCTCGCCCCCACGACGCTGGAGGTGGGCTCGGTGAGGATGGACGTCGAGCGCCACATCGTCACCGTCGGCGGGCACGAGGTGCGGCTGCCGCTCAAGGAGTTCGAGCTGCTCGAGATGTTCCTGCGCAACCCGGGCCGCGTGCTGACCCGCGGCCAGCTGATCGACCGCGTCTGGGGCTCGGACTACGTCGGCGACACCAAGACGCTCGACGTCCACGTGAAGCGGCTGCGCGCCAAGCTCGAGGACAACCCGGCCGAGCCGACGCTGCTCACCACGGTCCGCGGGCTCGGCTACAAGCTCGACCTCTAG
- a CDS encoding DMT family transporter, whose product MTPTPTVPRWLPLAAVATTLVLWASAFVAIRHLGDDFSPGALSLGRLLVGAVALAAVALPQGRPSPTRPQWVRLVSIGLLWFALYNLTLNAGELLVDAGTASMLVQVAPVLIALLAALFLGERFTTGLGLGLALAFGGVALISVSTSSAGDGGDVTGVLLVLVSAVAYAVSVVLQKPLMGTLSAVHVTWIACTVGAVACLPFAGRLVADLREAPASSIWWLVFLGVFPTAIAFTTYAFALRHMSASSLGVTTYLVPPITVALGLVFLGEAPPTMAYAGGALALLGVAVARRRPRPRTPTPGEPAPVGSRG is encoded by the coding sequence GTGACACCCACCCCCACCGTGCCTCGCTGGCTGCCGCTGGCCGCCGTGGCGACGACGCTGGTCCTCTGGGCCTCGGCGTTCGTCGCGATCCGCCACCTCGGCGACGACTTCTCCCCCGGCGCGCTCTCGCTGGGCCGGCTGCTGGTCGGGGCCGTGGCGCTCGCGGCGGTGGCGCTGCCGCAGGGACGTCCGAGCCCGACCCGGCCGCAGTGGGTGCGGCTGGTGTCGATCGGGCTGCTGTGGTTCGCGCTCTACAACCTCACCCTCAACGCCGGCGAGCTGCTGGTCGACGCCGGCACCGCCTCGATGCTGGTCCAGGTGGCGCCGGTGCTGATCGCGCTCCTGGCGGCGTTGTTCCTCGGCGAGCGGTTCACCACCGGGCTGGGTCTCGGGCTGGCGCTGGCGTTCGGCGGCGTGGCGCTGATCTCGGTCTCCACGTCGTCCGCAGGCGACGGCGGCGACGTGACCGGGGTGCTGCTCGTGCTGGTCAGCGCCGTGGCGTACGCCGTGAGCGTGGTCCTGCAGAAGCCGCTCATGGGCACCCTCTCGGCCGTCCACGTCACCTGGATCGCCTGCACCGTCGGCGCCGTGGCCTGCCTGCCGTTCGCCGGCCGGCTGGTGGCCGACCTGCGCGAGGCGCCCGCGTCGTCGATCTGGTGGCTGGTCTTCCTCGGGGTGTTCCCCACCGCGATCGCCTTCACGACCTACGCCTTCGCGCTGCGCCACATGAGCGCCTCCAGCCTGGGCGTCACGACCTACCTCGTGCCGCCGATCACCGTGGCGCTGGGGCTGGTCTTCCTCGGCGAGGCCCCGCCGACGATGGCCTACGCCGGCGGCGCGCTCGCGCTGCTCGGCGTGGCGGTCGCCCGTCGTCGGCCGCGGCCGCGCACGCCCACGCCGGGCGAGCCGGCCCCGGTCGGCAGCCGGGGCTGA
- the typA gene encoding translational GTPase TypA yields the protein MSTPSPSSAGASFRTDLRNVAIVAHVDHGKTTLVDKMLWQGGAFGAHQHVDERAMDSGDLEREKGITILAKNTAIHYAGPSADGKPMTINIIDTPGHADFGGEVERGLSMVDGIVLLVDASEGPLPQTRFVLRKALNADMPVVLVVNKTDRGDARIAEVVDETYELFMDLLDESHSQDALDFPVVYASARAGKASLEAPENGAVPDSEDLEPLFRTILETIPAPTYTEGAPLQAHVTNLDASPFLGRLALVRVHEGTLKKNQTVAWMRTDGTTKNVKITELLVTEALERKPGESAGPGDIVAIAGIPDIMIGETLADAENPVALPLIKVDEPAISMTIGTNTSPLAGRGPTKNTKVTARLVKDRLDAELVGNVSLRVLPTERPDAWEVQGRGELALAILVEQMRREGFELTVGKPQVVTREVNGKLHEPVERLTIDAPEEYLGAITQLLAVRKGRMEQMTNHGTGWVRMEFLVPARGLIGFRTEFLTETRGTGIAHQVFEGYEPWAGDIRSRSNGSLVADRSGAATAYAMTNLQERGVMFLEPATEVYEGMIVGENSRADDMDVNITKEKKQTNVRASSSDNFEKLVPAKRLSLEQSLEFCREDECVEVTPDAVRIRKVDLDANTRGRTAARARRS from the coding sequence ATGTCCACGCCCTCCCCCAGCTCGGCCGGTGCCAGCTTCCGCACCGACCTCCGCAACGTCGCGATCGTCGCGCACGTCGACCACGGCAAGACCACGCTCGTGGACAAGATGCTGTGGCAGGGCGGCGCGTTCGGCGCCCACCAGCACGTCGACGAGCGGGCCATGGACTCCGGTGACCTCGAGCGCGAGAAGGGCATCACGATCCTCGCCAAGAACACCGCGATCCACTACGCCGGCCCCTCGGCCGACGGCAAGCCGATGACGATCAACATCATCGACACCCCCGGCCACGCCGACTTCGGTGGCGAGGTCGAGCGCGGCCTGTCCATGGTCGACGGCATCGTGCTCCTGGTCGACGCCTCCGAGGGTCCGCTGCCGCAGACCCGCTTCGTGCTGCGCAAGGCGCTCAACGCCGACATGCCGGTCGTGCTCGTGGTCAACAAGACCGACCGCGGCGACGCCCGCATCGCCGAGGTCGTCGACGAGACCTACGAGCTCTTCATGGACCTCCTCGACGAGTCCCACAGCCAGGACGCGCTGGACTTCCCGGTCGTCTACGCCTCGGCCCGCGCCGGCAAGGCCTCGCTCGAGGCCCCCGAGAACGGCGCCGTGCCCGACTCCGAGGACCTCGAGCCGCTGTTCCGCACCATCCTCGAGACGATCCCCGCCCCGACGTACACCGAGGGCGCGCCGCTGCAGGCCCACGTCACCAACCTCGACGCCAGCCCCTTCCTCGGCCGGCTCGCCCTGGTCCGGGTGCACGAGGGCACGCTGAAGAAGAACCAGACCGTGGCCTGGATGCGCACCGACGGCACCACCAAGAACGTCAAGATCACCGAGCTGCTCGTCACCGAGGCGCTCGAGCGCAAGCCCGGCGAGTCCGCCGGCCCCGGTGACATCGTCGCCATCGCCGGCATCCCGGACATCATGATCGGCGAGACCCTGGCCGACGCCGAGAACCCCGTCGCGCTGCCGCTGATCAAGGTCGACGAGCCCGCGATCTCCATGACCATCGGCACCAACACCTCCCCCCTGGCCGGCCGCGGCCCGACCAAGAACACCAAGGTGACCGCGCGTCTGGTCAAGGACCGGCTCGACGCCGAGCTCGTCGGCAACGTCTCGCTCCGCGTCCTGCCCACCGAGCGCCCCGACGCCTGGGAGGTCCAGGGCCGCGGCGAGCTCGCCCTGGCGATCCTGGTCGAGCAGATGCGTCGCGAGGGCTTCGAGCTGACCGTCGGCAAGCCGCAGGTCGTCACGCGCGAGGTCAACGGCAAGCTCCACGAGCCGGTCGAGCGCCTCACCATCGACGCGCCGGAGGAGTACCTCGGCGCGATCACCCAGCTCCTCGCCGTCCGCAAGGGCCGCATGGAGCAGATGACCAACCACGGCACCGGCTGGGTCCGCATGGAGTTCCTGGTCCCCGCCCGCGGCCTGATCGGCTTCCGCACCGAGTTCCTCACCGAGACCCGCGGCACCGGCATCGCCCACCAGGTCTTCGAGGGCTACGAGCCGTGGGCCGGCGACATCCGCTCGCGCTCCAACGGCTCGTTGGTGGCCGACCGGTCGGGTGCCGCCACGGCGTACGCCATGACCAACCTGCAGGAGCGCGGCGTGATGTTCCTCGAGCCGGCCACCGAGGTCTACGAGGGCATGATCGTCGGCGAGAACTCCCGCGCCGACGACATGGACGTCAACATCACCAAGGAGAAGAAGCAGACCAACGTCCGCGCCTCCTCCTCGGACAACTTCGAGAAGCTGGTCCCGGCCAAGCGGCTCTCCCTCGAGCAGTCGCTGGAGTTCTGCCGCGAGGACGAGTGCGTCGAGGTCACCCCCGACGCCGTCCGGATCCGCAAGGTCGACCTGGACGCCAACACCCGCGGCCGCACCGCGGCCCGGGCGCGCCGCAGCTGA